The following proteins come from a genomic window of Girardinichthys multiradiatus isolate DD_20200921_A chromosome 8, DD_fGirMul_XY1, whole genome shotgun sequence:
- the cacfd1 gene encoding calcium channel flower homolog isoform X1, whose translation MSSEETAAPSKATPDDDGMTWWYRWLCKIAGVLGGISCAVSGVWNCVTVNPLNIAAGVWMVLNAFVLFLCEVPFCCQFIEFANAIAARADKLKPWQKALFYCGMALFPVFLSFSFTTLFGNAIAFATGVLYGLASLGKKGDAVTYARLQHQKQGDEERMAGAANGAPE comes from the exons ATGAGCTCCGAAGAGACAGCAGCGCCCAGCAAAGCCACTCCGGATGATGATGGCATGACCTGGTGGTACAGATGGCTCTGCAAAATAGCTGGGGTTTTGGGAGGAATAT CCTGTGCTGTCTCGGGAGTGTGGAACTGCGTCACTGTAAACCCTTTAAACATCGCCGCTGGAGTATGGATGGT GTTGAATGCCTTCGTGCTGTTCCTTTGTGAGGTCCCATTCTGCTGCCAGTTCATAGAATTTGCAAATGCAATCGCAGCCCGCGCAGACAAACTCAAACCCTGGCAGAAAGCCCTCTTCTACTGTGG GATGGCCCTGTTTCCTGTGTTCCTAAGCTTCTCCTTCACAACCTTGTTTGGGAACGCCATCGCCTTCGCTACAGGAGTTCTATATGGCCTCGCCTCCTTAGGCAAAAA GGGAGACGCTGTGACTTACGCCAGACTACAGCATCAGAAGCAGGGAGACGAAGAGAGGATGGCAGGGGCAGCGAATGGAGCTCCAGAGTGA
- the ptcd2 gene encoding pentatricopeptide repeat-containing protein 2, mitochondrial, which produces MAMLGTLAAKCCRSLLSKPCKGLFSGVLRPGWTLSCIGAKRHLLSEDVIRLQDFQQRKLAVAHLVSGSEGNYIEVFKEKMQRNELILRDDLKLLLHLCQTPDDMLIAREAIYRYQVENRNLLYGDFKFGPLFMRLCYELGMEEMAAATLIDKNMKGFFIDSTSFNITINMLFIKGSYESAMEVLRTMRSQGVPFSKDTVTLATGTCYKLNTAESYRICMSLIEEEQTRGQFIPRHAYCFAVALALRRNDVEKAQSMYSQIMSTDSKLCQNFKVMILAMSGDILGAVSVLSAAMLPKSPFFVKKPEFSQEVLDFLRLRSEGRLLDMKVEQVVTQLQQACQVTQQTLDNMLCRAPTGKRKPALIEQERRTSRRTLRPLQSNLLSE; this is translated from the exons ATGGCGATGCTGGGGACACTAGCTGCTAAATGTTGTCGGTCATTACTGTCTAAACCCTGTAAAGGGCTTTTCTCTGGAGTTTTACGGCCAGGCTGGACTCTGAGCTGCATTGGAG CTAAGAGGCATTTGTTGTCAGAAGATGTTATCAGACTGCAGGATTTCCAGCAAAGAAAGCTTGCTGTGGCTCACCTTGTTTCCGGATCAGAAG GCAATTATATCGAGGTGTTCAAAGAGAAGATGCAAAGGAATGAGCTGATCCTGCGAGATGACCTGAAGCTGCTTCTCCACCTGTGCCAAACTCCAGATGATATGCTAATAGCCAGGGAAGCCATCTACAG GTATCAAGTGGAAAACCGTAACCTTTTGTACGGAGACTTCAAGTTTGGCCCTCTCTTCATGAGGCTTTGCTATGAGCTGGGTATGGAGGAAATGGCTGCTGCAACACTAATAGATAAG AATATGAAGGGCTTTTTCATTGATTCAACCTCTTTTAACATCACCATCAACATGTTGTTTATTAAAGGCTCATATGAAA GTGCTATGGAGGTTTTAAGAACCATGAGGAGCCAAGGAGTACCATTCAGTAAAGACACAGTGACACTGGCGACTGGTACTTGCTATAAGCTG AACACAGCAGAATCCTACAGAATCTGCATGTCTCTAATAGAAGAGGAACAGACCAGAGGACAATTCATCCCCCGCCATGCGTACTGCTTCGCTGTAGCATTAGCACTTAGACGG aaTGATGTAGAAAAGGCACAGTCTATGTATTCACAAATTATGAGCACTGACAGCAAATTGTGCCAGAACTTTAAG GTTATGATACTAGCAATGTCAGGAGACATATTAGGTGCTGTTTCCGTCTTGTCGGCAGCCATGTTGCCCAAAAGCCCGTTTTTTGTGAAAAAGCCAGAGTTTTCCCAGGAAGTG CTGGATTTCCTCCGTTTGAGGAGTGAAGGCAGACTACTGGATATGAAAGTTGAGCAGGTGGTGACTCAGCTCCAACAGGCCTGTCAGGTGACTCAACAGACCCTCGACAACATGCTGTGCCGTGCCCCGACGGGGAAGAGGAAACCAGCTCTAAtagagcaggagaggaggaccAGCCGAAGGACTCTGAGGCCTCTGCAGTCCAATCTGTTGTCAGAGTGA
- the cacfd1 gene encoding calcium channel flower homolog isoform X2, with protein MSSEETAAPSKATPDDDGMTWWYRWLCKIAGVLGGISCAVSGVWNCVTVNPLNIAAGVWMVLNAFVLFLCEVPFCCQFIEFANAIAARADKLKPWQKALFYCGMALFPVFLSFSFTTLFGNAIAFATGVLYGLASLGKKLLH; from the exons ATGAGCTCCGAAGAGACAGCAGCGCCCAGCAAAGCCACTCCGGATGATGATGGCATGACCTGGTGGTACAGATGGCTCTGCAAAATAGCTGGGGTTTTGGGAGGAATAT CCTGTGCTGTCTCGGGAGTGTGGAACTGCGTCACTGTAAACCCTTTAAACATCGCCGCTGGAGTATGGATGGT GTTGAATGCCTTCGTGCTGTTCCTTTGTGAGGTCCCATTCTGCTGCCAGTTCATAGAATTTGCAAATGCAATCGCAGCCCGCGCAGACAAACTCAAACCCTGGCAGAAAGCCCTCTTCTACTGTGG GATGGCCCTGTTTCCTGTGTTCCTAAGCTTCTCCTTCACAACCTTGTTTGGGAACGCCATCGCCTTCGCTACAGGAGTTCTATATGGCCTCGCCTCCTTAGGCAAAAA GCTCTTACATTAA